The genomic interval TGTTTGCTGAAATTTCCACTGAAGTGAACTGTTTTTCTTCCATGTTGCAGAAGGTTGATACGTTATGATGGCACTAAGCAAGTTTTTCAACTGGAACACTCTTCAACTTTCCGATTCAGAAACCAGCACCTTTAACGAAGCAATGCCAGAAGAAGTGGCACCAAATATCCAGCACTTGTTTCCCTACTCTGATGAAAGCCTTTTCCTTTCAAATACCCTTTTTGAAAACTACATTGACCCAAATGCTGCTTTTATCTATCCTTCAGAGATTCAGTCTCCTTTTGATCCTTTCATTTCACTCCCTCATCACCACATCTTCCCAACTCATGAAGATTACAACCATTTTCCCTCCTCAAAACGCCAAAAGCTCTGCTGGGAGGAAGAACAACATGAGCTTACAACACCAACAATAGATGAGTTTGGTAATTGTTACTCTTTTCAATCTGAAGAGACACAACAGAAGCAGCAATTATTTTGCATGGATGCTCAGTGTGAGGAGAATGGTAAGGAAAGAACCATATCTCCACAAAGCGTTGCCgcaagagaaagaagaagaaagatcACGAATAAGACTCAAGAGCTTGGTAGGTTGGTTCCTGGTGGAACAAAAATGAACACAGCTGATATGCTTAATGCAGCTGCAAAGTATGTTAAGTTCCTTCAAGCCCAAGTTGGAATGCTTGAACTCATGAACTCACTCGAGGTAACTTCACTCCACCCTTGAATGATTGAAATCAATGTTTAGTTCACTCCATGTTTTCATGTTCctccatttttgtttttatcaaacATCATTGTTTTTTGTTGGGACATGTGTTAGTTATGTCTAGGTATGTGATAGTGATGCacttttattataaaagaaattgtttttcgTATATATTTTGTATTGTGGAGAgacttatttgattttattagaAAAGTGAGAAATTTAAGGAATTAGTTACATAAGAGATACTTTAAGAGCAAGAAATAAACATGATCAATTTGTCATGTAACTGCTCTAATAAgttgtttatttataaaattagtttctacagTTTATCTTGTTCAAATCAATACTTTGAATTTTTCATCTTTATGTCTTTTGTTTCATATCTTACATTTTGCTGATTGTagcaagaagatgaagatgaagctgcacCTCCTTCTGAAATTCTACATGCTTTGGTTGTTTCTCCCTTTGTTCAAGAGAAGTTGTATGTGGGAGAAAAGTGCTTTTTGCCAAAAGAAACTGTCACCACTTTGACAAATCTTGAAGATATTCAATCAATACCTACCATGCTTGAGGAACTTCAACAGCACATTGGAATAGACCTTAATAAACCAAAACAAGAATAAATCTTTCACAGTGGTGTCTGTGCATAGGGATTTGTTGTTGTTAGCATTATTTTAGCTATGCCTTAACTCTTaacttcacttttttttttaatatatatttagtaCTCTGTAGATAGCACCTCTTTTTAGGGTTAGGTTAGACTGAATCTGTATTTCATTTGGAATGTCCAAATACTCAAAATTAGATTCATTTTATAGGTAATATTTACAGTTTAGAGTAAGATTAAATTCATTTTCCTTGTAAGAATCAATTGTTTGTTATATTGAATTCTTGTTACCATCAAATTCTTAAGTATCTACACAATCTTCTataaacttgttttctcttagtatttttttttaagaattggaatatttcttaaataattttttatttaatttattcattataaaaaaaaaggatgtatttgaaaaatatactAAATTTCTTATAGATTATCTATTAGAATACATCATGAGAGTTGTATAAAAACATAGTGAGAagataatgaagaaaaaaaaactaacaaaattGCTCACATTAATACATAATTAACCTATACCTATAACtgattttaaataaatagattttttttattacaaaattgaatatgataaacaataaaaaatattgatatatgtAGCAACAGTACTCTGATTAAGTtagtaattataaataatatcaattatttcatgtaaaaatatcaataaaaaaagaaaaataggatgtattaaaaaaatatactgaataaaagaatttttttcttatagatTGTCTATTATAATACATCAGGTGAGTCGTATAAAAACATAGTGCGAtgataatgaagaaaaaaaaaactaaaaagattGCTAACATTAATGCATAATTAACCTATACctataattgattttaaataattagatttttttattacaaaaatgaatacgataaacaataaattttttgacATATGTAGCAACAGTGCTCTGATTCAGTtagtaattatatttattacatgtaaaaataatattatttgtttaaacATAGAAAATATTTGAAACAAGATTAATTAATGATATAATCGTAATATATAATGTAGACATGTCTACGAAAAATGATCACTATGTCAgcagaaaaatatatttaaaataaaaaattgtatattgaCA from Phaseolus vulgaris cultivar G19833 chromosome 1, P. vulgaris v2.0, whole genome shotgun sequence carries:
- the LOC137815335 gene encoding transcription factor bHLH52-like, producing the protein MALSKFFNWNTLQLSDSETSTFNEAMPEEVAPNIQHLFPYSDESLFLSNTLFENYIDPNAAFIYPSEIQSPFDPFISLPHHHIFPTHEDYNHFPSSKRQKLCWEEEQHELTTPTIDEFGNCYSFQSEETQQKQQLFCMDAQCEENGKERTISPQSVAARERRRKITNKTQELGRLVPGGTKMNTADMLNAAAKYVKFLQAQVGMLELMNSLEQEDEDEAAPPSEILHALVVSPFVQEKLYVGEKCFLPKETVTTLTNLEDIQSIPTMLEELQQHIGIDLNKPKQE